In the Drosophila takahashii strain IR98-3 E-12201 chromosome 3R, DtakHiC1v2, whole genome shotgun sequence genome, one interval contains:
- the LOC108056163 gene encoding mitochondrial import receptor subunit TOM40 homolog has product MSCKNCPPYKNSELGVFFPDCFERVSGHCNKKNPGNVQNLHILAHRVMPKFFDGIELDYLHRLAPNKYITASWVLSHIRASGFRFGGLYTFRVQDDTMYTPTIMGDIHPTSLAANLNILYYPFQCLRMEAIMQKAREAAPVESQYTIEWTRQCDTWTANFYNVRNENGRCTLSVMRSVSAHWALGGELLLEWNEPQKLTPDLALAARYSHYNYSLAATASRQGLDVSYWQRIHPQIQMANLLAWNRNTRKTIATICYQWNFWNSAVHGMFDSDASVGFMWTKYLRHLPLQMGFSVVMNLPTDRFAFGMRFVLDPSGLRRGE; this is encoded by the exons atgtCATGCAAGAACTGTCCACCCTACAAGAACTCGGAGCTGGGCGTCTTCTTTCCCGACTGCTTCGAACGCGTCAGCGGCCATTGCAACAAGAAGAATCCCGGCAATGTCCAGAATCTGCACATCCTGGCCCACCGGGTCATGCCCAAGTTCTTCGATGGCATCGAGCTGGACTACCTGCACCGGTTGGCGCCCAACAAGTACATTACGGCCTCCTGGGTTCTCAGCCACATCAGGGCATCGGGATTTCGCTTCGGCGGTCTGTACACATTCCGCGTCCAAGATGATACTATG TACACCCCCACCATAATGGGCGACATCCATCCCACGTCGCTGGCGGCCAACCTGAATATCCTGTACTATCCGTTCCAGTGCCTTCGCATGGAGGCCATTATGCAGAAGGCCAGGGAGGCTGCTCCCGTGGAGAGCCAGTATACGATCGAGTGGACGAGACAGTGCGACACTTGGACGGCCAATTTCTATAATGTTCGCAATGAAAATGGACGCTGTACGCTGTCCGTGATGAGATCGGTGTCCGCCCACTGGGCCCTCGGCGGGGAACTTCTGCTGGAGTGGAACGAACCCCAGAAACTGACGCCGGATCTGGCACTTGCAGCTCG TTACTCCCACTATAACTATTCCCTGGCTGCCACCGCCTCGAGACAGGGTCTGGATGTCAGCTATTGGCAGCGCATTCATCCGCAAATCCAGATGGCCAATCTTTTGGCCTGGAATCGTAATACCCGCAAGACCATAGCCACCATATGCTATCAATGGAACTTCTGGAACTCGGCCGTCCATGGAATGTTCGATTCGGACGCCTCGGTGGGCTTCATGTGGACCAA ATACCTAAGGCATTTGCCACTGCAAATGGGTTTCAGTGTGGTGATGAACCTGCCCACAGATCGATTTGCCTTCGGCATGCGCTTTGTTTTGGATCCGAGTGGCTTGAGACGGGGCGAAtaa